One window of Staphylococcus chromogenes genomic DNA carries:
- the rarD gene encoding EamA family transporter RarD has protein sequence MQETNFKKGILFAFSAYFMWGILPLYWALIKGIDATETLMFRIILSLVFMMILLPLMKKWSVFKSDLQQLVSSPKKLWIIIIAGYVVTLNWGTFIYAIEAGYVLQTSLGYYINPLISILLAMIFFKERFNPLEWVAILLAAIGVLYMTLKIGEFPFVSLLLAFSFGIYGLLKKLVPLNAMSSIAIETIVTAPMAILYFIFMLTQHSLSIGFNWSSFWLLFSGIVTAVPLLAFSAGAVRIPLSLIGFIQYIGPTLIFLLGIFIFKEPFNTDQFITFSFIWLGILVYIISQIIKIKRRPKPLKYQE, from the coding sequence ATGCAAGAAACAAACTTTAAAAAGGGGATTTTATTTGCGTTTTCAGCCTATTTCATGTGGGGAATTTTGCCTCTCTACTGGGCGCTCATTAAAGGCATTGATGCGACAGAAACGCTCATGTTTAGAATCATTCTTTCACTTGTTTTTATGATGATATTATTGCCCTTAATGAAAAAATGGTCTGTATTTAAGAGTGATTTACAGCAACTTGTATCTTCTCCTAAAAAACTATGGATAATTATTATTGCTGGTTATGTGGTGACTTTAAACTGGGGGACGTTTATTTATGCGATAGAAGCAGGGTATGTGTTACAAACGAGCTTAGGTTATTATATCAATCCTCTCATTAGTATTTTACTCGCCATGATCTTCTTTAAGGAACGATTTAACCCCTTAGAGTGGGTAGCTATCCTTTTAGCAGCCATAGGTGTGTTGTATATGACTTTAAAAATAGGAGAATTTCCTTTTGTTTCATTATTACTCGCGTTTTCATTCGGGATTTACGGACTTTTGAAAAAACTCGTGCCTCTTAATGCGATGAGTAGTATTGCGATTGAAACCATTGTCACAGCGCCTATGGCCATTTTATATTTCATCTTTATGTTAACGCAACATAGCTTAAGCATTGGCTTTAACTGGTCATCATTTTGGTTACTTTTCTCAGGCATCGTGACTGCTGTTCCTTTGTTAGCATTTTCTGCTGGGGCCGTTCGTATTCCTCTATCACTCATAGGTTTTATTCAATACATAGGACCCACTTTAATTTTTTTATTAGGGATTTTTATTTTCAAAGAACCTTTTAATACAGACCAATTCATTACTTTTAGCTTTATTTGGTTAGGAATATTGGTTTATATCATTTCTCAAATTATAAAAATAAAGAGACGTCCAAAACCCTTAAAATATCAAGAATAG